The following proteins are encoded in a genomic region of Microtus ochrogaster isolate Prairie Vole_2 chromosome 5, MicOch1.0, whole genome shotgun sequence:
- the Pclaf gene encoding PCNA-associated factor: protein MVRTKANYVPGAYRKVVASRAPRKVLGSSTFVTNSSSCSSRKAENKYAGGNPVCVRPTPKWQKGIGEFFRLSPKDPEKENQVPEEAGCSGLGTSKRKACPLQPDHPDDENE, encoded by the exons ATGGTGCGGACCAAAGCAAACTACGTCCCGGGAGCCTACAGAAAAG TGGTGGCTTCTCGAGCCCCCAGGAAGGTGCTTGGCTCCTCCACCTTTGTCACCAATTCTTCATCGTGCTCGTCGAGAAAAG CTGAAAATAAGTATGCAGGAGGGAATCCAGTTTGTGTGCGCCCAACTCCAAAGTGGCAAAAAGGCATTGGAGAATTTTTCAGGCTGTCTCCTAAAGATCCTGAAAAAGAGAACCAGGTTCCTGAGGAAGCAGGATGCAGTGGCTTAGGAACATCGAAAAGAAA AGCATGTCCTTTGCAACCTGACCACCCAGATGACGAAAATGAATAG
- the LOC101995916 gene encoding peroxiredoxin-5, mitochondrial yields the protein MALIKVEDAIPSAEVFEGEPGKKVNLAELFKGKKGVLFGVPGAFTPGCSKTHLPGFVEQDEALKAKGVQVLACLTVNDVFVTEEWGRAHQAKGKVRLLADPTGAFGKETDLLLGYSLVSLFGNRRLKRFSMVVDNGVVKALNEKPDGTGLTCSLASSVLSQL from the coding sequence ATGGCCCTGATCAAAGTGGAAGATGCCATCCCCTCCGCGGAGGTATTTGAAGGGGAGCCTGGGAAGAAGGTGAACCTGGCAGAGCTGTTCAAGGGCAAGAAAGGTGTGCTGTTCGGAGTTCCTGGGGCGTTCACCCCTGGCTGTTCTaagacccacctgcctgggtTTGTGGAGCAAGATGAGGCTCTGAAGGCCAAGGGAGTGCAGGTGTTGGCATGTCTGACTGTTAATGACGTCTTTGTGACAGAAGAGTGGGGTCGAGCCCACCAGGCGAAAGGCAAGGTTCGGCTCCTGGCTGACCCAACTGGGGCCTTTGGGAAGGAGACAGATTTATTACTGGGCTATTCTTTGGTGTCTCTCTTTGGGAACCGCCGGCTGAAGAGGTTCTCCATGGTGGTAGACAATGGCGTAGTGAAGGCACTGAATGAGAAGCCGGATGGCACAGGCCTCACCTGCAGCCTAGCCTCCAGCGTCCTCTCCCAGCTCTGA